AAGGTTCATATTCACCATTATTGTAAAGTTGCTCCAGTTCCGTGTCTTTGAAAACAATAGTCGGATGTATCCTGAAAAGCTTAACTCCTTCATTTAAAAGCTTACTGACAGTGCGTAAATCCTTTTCACTTGTGTCATACGGAAGCCCTATCATCAAGTGGGCTACAACTTCAAAATGATTTTGAACGAGTCTAATTGACTTTAGAACGTCTTCCTTAGTATAGTTTCTCTTAGAATGTTTTAACACATCATCGTCTAAGCTCTCTACACCGAGTTCTATTGTTTTAACATTGCCTGATTTCAATATTTCCAAGATTTCTTCATCTATACTATCAGGCCTTGTAGATATTCTTTTTGGAATATCAGGCCTTATTGATAACAATCTTTTCATAACATCTTTTGGAAGCCCTGTAAAAGTGCCACCATAGAATGCTATTTCGTCGATATCATTTTTGTCTTTAAGAAGCTGTTCCAAAACATAAAATTTAGGAACATTTTCACCAGTCATTATCGACTGATTGCAATAAACACACCGAGTCTTGCACCCTAAGTTTGGAAGAAATATTGGATATATTTTCAGTTTATTCGCAATTTTCACTCGATTCATCAACTCAATAGTTCCTTCACCACTTCATTGACTAACTTACCATCGGCCGAACCTTTGACTCGTGCCATAACTTCTTTCATAACTTTTCCAAAATCTTTCTGCGTAGCGTTAAGTTCCTTAATTACAGCGGACACAATTGCGGCAATCTCATCTTTTGACAGCATCTTTGGAGCGTATTCTTCCAGTATCTTAAGCTCTTCTTCTTCTGCCTTTGCAAGGTCTTCCCTTCCAGCATTCCTGTAAGCTTCTATCGATTCTTGTCTCTTCTTAATTTCTTTCAGTATCAGCTTTTGTATGTCCTCATCGGTTGCCTCTCTTTTTTCACCCTCGACTTCGAAATATCCAATAGCCGTCTTAATTGCTCTAAGAACTCTTAGTCTGAGGTCATCTTTATTCTTCATAGCTTCTTTCATATCGCTCAAAATCTTTTCCTTAAGGCTCATTTATACTCCTCCTTGCATAATATTAGCTTAGGAATCCCTCAAGAAAATTCTTTACTGCAGAGAGATTTGAATAATGATTATAACCACCTTCATGTACTAAGACTTTGTACTTTACCTTTGATGTGGCATCAGCAATCAGTCTGCCTGCTATCTTGTAATCTTCAGATTTTAAAGAAAACTTACCTACTGGATCTTTAACATGCGTATCGGTTCCGAGAGAAAGCAAAAACACATCGGGGCTAAATTCTTGAATCTTCTCCAGTGCCTTTCTTAGTGCCTCAAAATAAATCCTTCCATCAGTTCCCCTTGGAAGTGGTATATTTATATTCTTCCCTCTGCCTTTTCCCTCACCTATCTCGTCTTCAAAACCACTGTACCATGGATAGAATTCTTTTGGATCACCATGCAAAGAGACATAGAGCACATTTGGATCAGCATAAAAGATGTCTTGCGTGCCGTTACCGTGGTGGAAGTCAACATCTAAGATTGCAACCTTCATACCCTTTTCTTCAAAAAATTTCGCAGCGATTGCAACATTGTTGAAATAACAATAACCACCACCGAAACTACGCATCGCATGATGCCCGGGTGGCCGAGTTAATGCATATGTTACTTTTCCACTTGTGAAAGAACACTCTGCAGCAGACAATGCAACGTCCACTGCCCGTTTAGCTGCAATATAAGTAAGATTGTTTATAGGAGTTCCAGTATCAAAAATTAAATCGACAAAAAAGACTTCTGGAATATATTCACCAGATACTTCCTGAGATTTTTTGACAATGTACTTAAAATATTTTTCAGTATGCACTTTGAGAATCCATTCTTCAGAGAATTCAACGACGCTTCCTGATTGAAATTTCTTATTTAAATAACCTAACACCCCAGTAAGTCTCTCGGGTTTTTCTGGATTTCTTACGAATTTTCCATTGTCGATTTCTTTCCTTGGTACAAAATCAACGTTCAAATCTGAAAAGAAAACGAATTCACACGACATTTATTCCTCAAGCTCCTCAATTTTCTTAACTCTTCTTTCGTGCCTTCCACCTTCAAATTCGGCAGCAAGAAACGCATCAACTGTCCATTTTGCCAGTTCAATACCCATAAGTCTGCCAGGCAAAACTAATATATTAGCGTTGTTGTGTCTTCTGGCATATGTCGCCATATCAGGGAAAAGACACAAAGCCGCTCTTATTCCCTTTACTTTATTCGCTGCTATTGACATTCCTATTCCTGTTCCGCACAGCAATATTCCATAATCGCACTCTTTCTTTACGACCTTTTCCGCAACCTTTTTGGCGTAGTCGGGATAATCGACGCTTTCAATTG
This genomic window from Fervidobacterium gondwanense DSM 13020 contains:
- a CDS encoding histone deacetylase family protein; this encodes MSCEFVFFSDLNVDFVPRKEIDNGKFVRNPEKPERLTGVLGYLNKKFQSGSVVEFSEEWILKVHTEKYFKYIVKKSQEVSGEYIPEVFFVDLIFDTGTPINNLTYIAAKRAVDVALSAAECSFTSGKVTYALTRPPGHHAMRSFGGGYCYFNNVAIAAKFFEEKGMKVAILDVDFHHGNGTQDIFYADPNVLYVSLHGDPKEFYPWYSGFEDEIGEGKGRGKNINIPLPRGTDGRIYFEALRKALEKIQEFSPDVFLLSLGTDTHVKDPVGKFSLKSEDYKIAGRLIADATSKVKYKVLVHEGGYNHYSNLSAVKNFLEGFLS
- the rpiB gene encoding ribose 5-phosphate isomerase B, yielding MKIAIGSDHAAFELKERIVEHLKKSEVEVIDCGTYSIESVDYPDYAKKVAEKVVKKECDYGILLCGTGIGMSIAANKVKGIRAALCLFPDMATYARRHNNANILVLPGRLMGIELAKWTVDAFLAAEFEGGRHERRVKKIEELEE
- a CDS encoding GatB/YqeY domain-containing protein, translating into MSLKEKILSDMKEAMKNKDDLRLRVLRAIKTAIGYFEVEGEKREATDEDIQKLILKEIKKRQESIEAYRNAGREDLAKAEEEELKILEEYAPKMLSKDEIAAIVSAVIKELNATQKDFGKVMKEVMARVKGSADGKLVNEVVKELLS
- a CDS encoding elongator complex protein 3; amino-acid sequence: MNRVKIANKLKIYPIFLPNLGCKTRCVYCNQSIMTGENVPKFYVLEQLLKDKNDIDEIAFYGGTFTGLPKDVMKRLLSIRPDIPKRISTRPDSIDEEILEILKSGNVKTIELGVESLDDDVLKHSKRNYTKEDVLKSIRLVQNHFEVVAHLMIGLPYDTSEKDLRTVSKLLNEGVKLFRIHPTIVFKDTELEQLYNNGEYEPLTLEDAVTIISEMTMFVESFGGVVTRLGYYVPDSQKQFIVAGPYHPSFGDLVRSSIIRMLVERYDIHQIQYNRRYKSWISAYGNSNIELDRREIEADDILLDSIPYKVFIRRFVDEFTLQKIS